The following are from one region of the Theropithecus gelada isolate Dixy chromosome 6, Tgel_1.0, whole genome shotgun sequence genome:
- the BTNL9 gene encoding butyrophilin-like protein 9, producing MVDFPVSLDSLKPASLTRSLVFLMHLLLLQPGEPNSEVKVLGPEYTVLALVGEEVEFPCHLWPQLDAQHMEIRWFRNHTSDVVHLYQEQQELPGRQMEAFRNRTKFVKDYIAYGSVILQLHSIVPSDEGTYGCRFLSNNFSGEALWKLEVAGLGSDPHLSLEGFKEGGIQLRLRSSGWYPKPKAQWRDHQGQCLPPEFEAIVWDAQGLFSLETSVVVREGAFSNVSLSIQNLLLNQKKEFVVQVAGVFSPGASPWKGALVGALAALLAVLAGLALGFLRLRRRCQEKLKKEAEKREGKLTAELEKLQKELDWRRAEGQAEWRAAQKYAVDVTLDAASAHPSLEVSEDGKSVSSRRAPPGPAPSDPQRFSEQTCALSLERFSAGRHYWEVHVGRRSRWFLGACLAAVPRAGPVRLSPATGYWVLGLWNGCEYFVLAPHRVALPLRVPPRRLGVFLDCEAGQLSFFNVSDGSHIFTFHDTFSGALCAYFRPRAHDGGERPDPLTICPLRVRGTRVPEENDSDTWLQPYEPTDPAPDWW from the exons ATGGTGGATTTCCCAGTCTCCCTGGACTCCTTGAAGCCAGCATCTCTGACCAGAAGTCTAGTCTTCCTCAtgcacctcctcctccttcagcctggGGAGCCGAACTCAG AGGTCAAGGTGCTAGGCCCTGAGTATACCGTCCTGGCCCTCGTCGGGGAGGAGGTGGAGTTCCCGTGCCACCTATGGCCACAGCTGGATGCCCAGCACATGGAGATCCGCTGGTTCCGGAACCACACCTCAGACGTGGTGCACCTGTACCAGGAGCAGCAGGAGCTCCCTGGCAGGCAGATGGAGGCGTTCCGGAACAGGACCAAGTTTGTCAAGGACTACATCGCCTACGGCAGTGTGATCCTGCAGCTTCACAGCATCGTCCCCTCCGACGAGGGCACATATGGCTGCCGCTTCCTCTCCAACAACTTCTCTGGCGAAGCTCTCTGGAAACTGGAGGTAGCAG GGCTGGGCTCAGACCCTCACCTCTCCCTTGAGGGCTTCAAGGAAGGAGGCATTCAGCTGAGGCTCAGATCCAGTGGCTGGTACCCCAAGCCTAAGGCTCAGTGGAGAGACCACCAGGGACAGTGCCTGCCTCCGGAGTTTGAAGCCATCGTCTGGGATGCCCAGGGCCTGTTCAGTCTGGAAACATCTGTGGTTGTCCGAGAGGGAGCCTTCAGCAATGTGTCCCTCTCCATCCAGAATCTCCTCTTGAACCAGAAGAAAGAGTTCGTGGTCCAGGTAGCAG GCGTGTTTTCTCCCGGAGCCTCTCCGTGGAAGGGCGCTTTGGTCGGGGCCCTGGCGGCGCTGCTGGCGGTGCTCGCGGGGCTGGCGCTGGGCTTCCTCCGGCTGCGGCGGCGATGCCAAG AAAAGCTGAAGAAGGAGGCGGAGAAGAGAGAAG ggaAACTCACTGCAGAGCTGG AGAAGCTTCAGAAAGAGCTTG ACTGGAGACGGGCTGAAGGCCAGGCTG AGTGGAGAGCAGCCCAAAAATATGCAG TGGACGTGACTCTGGATGCGGCCTCCGCGCACCCCAGCCTGGAAGTGTCCGAGGATGGCAAGAGCGTGTCTTCCCGCCGGGCGCCGCCAGGCCCCGCGCCCAGCGACCCGCAGCGGTTCTCGGAGCAGACGTGCGCGCTGAGCCTGGAGCGGTTCTCCGCGGGCCGCCACTACTGGGAGGTGCACGTGGGCCGCCGCAGCCGCTGGTTCCTGGGCGCCTGCCTGGCCGCGGTGCCGCGCGCGGGGCCCGTGCGCCTGAGCCCGGCGACCGGCTACTGGGTGCTGGGGCTGTGGAACGGCTGCGAGTACTTCGTCCTGGCCCCGCACCGCGTGGCGCTCCCCCTGCGCGTGCCTCCGCGGCGCCTGGGCGTCTTCCTGGACTGCGAGGCGGGACAGCTGTCCTTCTTCAACGTGTCCGACGGCTCCCACATCTTCACCTTCCACGACACCTTCTCGGGCGCGCTGTGTGCCTACTTCAGGCCCCGGGCCCACGACGGCGGCGAACGTCCGGATCCCCTGACCATCTGCCCGCTGCGGGTTCGAGGGACGCGCGTCCCCGAAGAGAACGACAGTGACACGTGGCTGCAGCCCTACGAGCCGACGGACCCCGCGCCGGACTGGTGGTGA